The following coding sequences lie in one Myxococcales bacterium genomic window:
- a CDS encoding YdeI/OmpD-associated family protein → MKNRNPKVDAFVQRAKKWSSETQKLRSILLDCGLGEELKWGKPCYTFEESNLAIIQGFKDHCSLMFFKGSLLEDKHGVLVPPGPNSQAAMRIDFTGVEQIQKSKKIIEAYVKQAIAIEKAGLQVDFKQKRALELPEELAALLKQNRPLATAFRALTPGRQRAYVLYFSGAKQAKTRTARIEKHVKRILAGKGMDDR, encoded by the coding sequence ATGAAGAACCGGAATCCGAAAGTCGATGCGTTCGTCCAGCGTGCCAAGAAGTGGTCGAGCGAAACCCAGAAGCTTCGCTCGATCCTGCTCGACTGCGGGTTGGGCGAGGAGCTGAAGTGGGGCAAACCTTGTTACACGTTCGAAGAGAGCAATCTGGCCATCATCCAGGGGTTCAAGGACCACTGCTCGCTCATGTTCTTCAAGGGCTCCCTGCTCGAAGACAAACACGGCGTGCTCGTCCCGCCCGGGCCGAATTCACAAGCCGCGATGCGCATCGACTTCACCGGCGTGGAGCAGATCCAGAAGAGCAAGAAGATCATCGAGGCCTACGTCAAACAGGCGATCGCGATCGAGAAGGCGGGGCTCCAGGTCGATTTCAAGCAGAAGCGCGCGCTGGAGCTCCCCGAGGAGCTCGCGGCGCTGCTGAAGCAGAACCGCCCGCTGGCCACGGCGTTCCGCGCTCTGACGCCGGGGCGGCAGCGGGCATACGTCCTGTATTTCTCGGGGGCGAAACAAGCGAAGACGCGCACGGCGCGGATCGAAAAGCATGTGAAGAGGATCCTCGCGGGCAAGGGAATGGATGATCGGTGA
- a CDS encoding 2-oxo acid dehydrogenase subunit E2, producing the protein MVHALLDFDVTHALERLRAREASEGEKLSFTAFIVASLARAIEGDKRLHAYLDWRERLVLFDEVDVVTLIESEVDGVAVPHVIRAANRRTPREIHDEIRHIQAQPASSKQRSGLLIKLSRFTPGSLRRLFFRALRKDPQRLKRLAGTTLVTSVGMFGMGAGWALGIVPLHTLCLTIGGITRKPGVVGDRVEPRDCLALTASIDHDIVDGAPAARFAKRFRELVETAEVLD; encoded by the coding sequence ATGGTGCACGCACTGCTCGACTTCGACGTGACACACGCGCTCGAACGCCTCCGCGCTCGCGAGGCGAGCGAGGGCGAGAAGCTCTCGTTCACGGCCTTCATCGTCGCGAGTCTCGCGCGCGCCATCGAAGGCGACAAACGTCTGCACGCCTACCTGGACTGGCGTGAGCGGCTCGTGTTGTTCGACGAGGTGGACGTTGTCACGCTGATCGAGTCAGAGGTCGACGGGGTTGCGGTTCCACACGTGATCCGGGCCGCGAACCGCAGAACGCCTCGGGAGATCCACGACGAGATCCGACACATTCAGGCCCAGCCGGCCTCGAGCAAACAGCGCTCCGGTCTGCTGATCAAGCTCTCGCGTTTCACACCGGGCTCGCTGCGACGCCTGTTCTTCCGGGCGCTCCGCAAGGATCCACAGCGACTCAAACGCCTGGCCGGCACGACCCTCGTCACGTCCGTCGGCATGTTCGGCATGGGTGCGGGGTGGGCCCTCGGGATCGTGCCGCTGCACACACTCTGCCTCACCATCGGCGGCATCACGCGAAAACCCGGCGTCGTCGGCGATCGTGTGGAACCACGCGACTGCCTGGCGCTCACCGCGAGCATCGACCACGACATCGTCGACGGGGCTCCCGCGGCGCGCTTTGCCAAGCGATTTCGCGAGCTCGTCGAGACCGCGGAGGTGCTCGACTAG
- a CDS encoding ferritin-like domain-containing protein produces the protein MQRAARLRSLILTALAGGLVAAPTACGGKTGDDGGSSSGGSGTGGSTATGGQSSGGSAGKPTLTCDFGTKVEQCFSPEAAWNVANNPPQGGDIVGNCPPFGLISNSCCNAAQAGWEDAGQCCYAFCEGACCGRPFTVDGAPRIAGVMERNDWLTRFEPAPGPSRSIADAWLLDARMEHASIASFARFTLELLALGAPAELLADAQRALGDEIEHARLCFGLSTRFGGRELGPATLDLGTPHPEVTLESAVIAAFREGAVGETIAALAARRARDQAEDPAVCAALDRIAADEERHAALAYRFLAFGLRQGGESVRRALEQELSTLGVPASNEDARELDTSQAEFRAAGRLTRNELDETARSAVREVIIPCVRALLESASSSVRPSAADRRGEAVGDPARS, from the coding sequence ATGCAGCGCGCCGCCCGCCTTCGCTCCTTGATCTTGACCGCCCTCGCCGGGGGCCTGGTGGCAGCACCGACGGCGTGCGGTGGCAAGACGGGTGACGACGGTGGCTCGAGCAGCGGGGGCTCGGGCACCGGCGGCAGCACCGCAACCGGCGGGCAGAGCTCCGGCGGCAGCGCCGGCAAACCCACGCTGACGTGTGATTTTGGGACCAAGGTCGAACAGTGTTTTTCGCCCGAGGCCGCCTGGAACGTCGCCAACAACCCGCCGCAGGGCGGGGACATCGTCGGAAATTGTCCACCCTTCGGGCTGATCTCCAACTCGTGCTGCAACGCCGCGCAAGCCGGTTGGGAAGACGCCGGCCAGTGTTGTTACGCCTTCTGCGAGGGAGCGTGCTGCGGGCGCCCCTTCACCGTCGACGGCGCGCCGCGCATCGCCGGGGTGATGGAGCGCAACGACTGGCTCACTCGTTTCGAGCCTGCACCCGGCCCGAGCCGCTCGATCGCCGACGCCTGGTTGCTCGACGCACGCATGGAGCACGCCAGCATCGCCAGCTTCGCGCGTTTCACCTTGGAGCTGCTTGCGCTGGGTGCGCCGGCCGAATTGCTCGCGGACGCCCAGCGCGCGCTGGGCGACGAGATTGAACACGCACGGTTGTGTTTTGGCTTGAGCACGCGCTTCGGCGGCCGAGAGCTCGGACCCGCGACGCTGGACCTCGGCACACCGCACCCGGAGGTCACGCTCGAGTCGGCGGTGATCGCGGCGTTCCGCGAGGGCGCGGTCGGCGAGACCATCGCTGCGCTGGCCGCCCGCCGCGCGCGAGATCAGGCGGAAGATCCGGCGGTGTGCGCGGCGCTCGACCGCATCGCCGCCGATGAAGAACGGCACGCAGCGCTCGCGTATCGATTCCTCGCCTTCGGGCTCCGGCAGGGCGGCGAAAGCGTGCGCCGTGCGCTCGAGCAAGAGCTATCGACCCTGGGTGTGCCCGCGTCGAACGAAGACGCGCGCGAGCTCGACACCTCGCAGGCCGAATTTCGCGCCGCCGGTCGCTTGACGCGCAACGAGCTCGACGAAACCGCGCGGAGTGCCGTGCGTGAGGTGATCATCCCGTGTGTGCGAGCGCTGCTCGAGAGCGCCTCTTCCTCCGTCCGCCCGAGCGCTGCGGACCGCCGGGGCGAAGCCGTTGGTGACCCCGCGCGCAGCTGA
- the nadC gene encoding carboxylating nicotinate-nucleotide diphosphorylase translates to MFVASLLNRIVDQALSEDLEGGDLTTEATVPAEARAIARAVARSELVVCGSEVFARVFYRVDPGVRVEELLPEGADAKPGDVLWVAEGAARSLLMAERTALNFAQRMSGIATLARRYVKALPAGSKTRVTDTRKTTPGLRALERYAVRTGGAHNHRDTLGSAVMIKDNHIQAAGGIRVAIERARARAPHTSKIEVEVASLAELDEALGAGADIVMLDNFRPEDVRAGVDKAKGKALVEVSGGITLERIAELAAAGVDVISSGALTHSAPSADIALDLERLDAASG, encoded by the coding sequence GTGTTCGTTGCGAGCCTGCTGAACCGTATCGTAGACCAGGCGCTCTCGGAAGATCTGGAGGGCGGCGATCTCACCACCGAAGCCACCGTCCCGGCGGAAGCGCGGGCCATCGCCCGGGCGGTTGCCCGGAGTGAGCTCGTCGTGTGTGGCAGTGAGGTCTTCGCGCGGGTGTTTTACCGAGTGGACCCGGGTGTGCGGGTCGAAGAGTTGTTGCCGGAAGGCGCGGACGCCAAACCCGGCGACGTGCTCTGGGTCGCCGAAGGCGCGGCGCGCTCGCTGCTGATGGCGGAACGCACCGCGCTGAACTTCGCACAGCGCATGAGTGGCATCGCGACTCTCGCTCGGCGTTACGTGAAGGCTCTGCCGGCCGGCTCGAAGACCCGCGTCACCGACACCCGCAAGACGACGCCGGGCCTGCGCGCCCTGGAGCGCTACGCGGTGCGAACCGGCGGCGCCCACAACCACCGCGACACGCTGGGGTCGGCGGTCATGATCAAGGACAACCACATCCAAGCCGCGGGCGGCATCCGCGTCGCGATCGAACGCGCCCGCGCGCGCGCGCCCCACACCTCGAAGATCGAGGTCGAGGTGGCGTCCCTCGCCGAACTGGACGAGGCACTCGGAGCCGGCGCCGACATCGTGATGCTCGACAACTTCCGCCCCGAAGACGTGCGCGCAGGCGTCGACAAGGCCAAGGGCAAGGCGCTGGTCGAGGTCTCCGGGGGCATCACCCTCGAGCGCATCGCCGAGCTCGCGGCAGCTGGCGTCGACGTGATCAGCTCCGGCGCCCTCACTCACTCCGCTCCCAGCGCCGACATAGCCCTCGACCTCGAGCGGCTCGACGCGGCGTCGGGGTGA